A region from the Malus domestica chromosome 07, GDT2T_hap1 genome encodes:
- the LOC103439159 gene encoding reticulon-like protein B1, with translation MADEKNAGSPVEHEPSLMEKIHGGDHDSSLSSSSDSDNEKSEKKAESVKTKVFRIFGREKPVHHVLGGGKTADVFLWRNKKVSGGVLGGATVVWILFELLEYNLLTLVAHILIATLAILFLWSNAHTFIHKTPPRIPEVRLPEEPFLQVASELRVVINCAFALLHNIASGKDLKKFLAVIAGLWVLSVVGKWCNFLTLFYISFVLLHTVPVIYEKYEDKIDPLAEKVTIEFKKQYAVFDAKVLNKIPRGLKNKRA, from the exons ATGGCCGACGAGAAGAACGCCGGATCGCCGGTGGAGCACGAGCCATCGCTGATGGAGAAGATCCACGGCGGCGATCACGATTCCTCGTTGTCGTCTTCTTCCGACTCGGATAACGAGAAATCGGAGAAGAAGGCCGAGTCTGTGAAGACCAAGGTCTTCCGGATTTTCGGCCGGGAGAAGCCGGTCCACCATGTGCTCGGCGGTGGAAAGA CTGCTGATGTATTTTTGTGGAGAAACAAGAAGGTTTCGGGTGGAGTTCTTGGCGGAGCCACCGTAGTCTGGATCCTTTTTGAGTTGCTTGAGTACAACCTGCTTACTCTTGTTGCCCACATTTTGATTGCCACCCTTGCAATCTTGTTCCTCTGGTCCAATGCCCATACTTTTATCCACAA GACTCCTCCTCGTATTCCAGAAGTTCGTCTTCCTGAAGAACCATTCCTGCAGGTTGCATCTGAGCTGAGAGTTGTAATCAACTGCGCTTTTGCACTCCTTCACAATATTGCATCtgggaaagacttgaagaagttCCTTGCT GTTATTGCTGGCCTGTGGGTTCTTTCCGTTGTGGGCAAATGGTGTAACTTCCTGACCTTGTTTTACATAT CCTTTGTTTTGCTGCACACCGTGCCCGTCATTTATGAGAAGTACGAAGACAAAATCGACCCACTTGCGGAGAAGGTGACAATCGAATTCAAGAAGCAGTATGCCGTGTTTGATGCCAAGGTTTTGAATAAGATTCCGCGTGGTCTGAAAAACAAGAGGGCTTAG
- the LOC103439174 gene encoding probable methyltransferase At1g29790, with protein sequence MRKPNVFKNLGTWRGRVRSSIFALSAFALLISVVTLSKFNSIGSFHVTDTLCGYVNSDQSPSRSDGHVTKTLETVIQKIETELKNLRDSQPEASHGLVLKYSSFLADVLGLIESVQTSLSQNEETHKVNSGSEDIHPLLKPKQQSDEPANYFLTEEIRKYVKIKPNRLGKQNFMGANGTFTSIGHACFAMKKELEEYMDYDIGDICNDDWRLAQKLMIHGCDPLPRRRCFSRAPKLYSTPFPIRESMWKLPDDRNVRWSNYICKNFTCLASNKTRKGFFKCADCFNLAGHEKPRWIQPANLEDSNSNVTTDFLIPEVLEIKPGEIRIGLDFSVGTGTFAARMREFNVTIVSATINLGAPFNEMIALRGLVPLYLTVNQRLPFFDNTLDLIHTTRFLDGWIDLVLLDFVLYDWDRVLRPGGFLWIDSFFCLKEDLSDYLESLKMLRYKKHKWVVVPKLDKSDDKEVFFSALLEKPGRPFR encoded by the coding sequence ATGAGGAAACCAAATGTTTTCAAGaacttgggaacatggagaggAAGAGTTCGCAGCTCAATCTTTGCATTAAGTGCTTTTGCTCTTCTCATCTCTGTTGTTACTTTATCCAAATTCAACTCTATCGGATCGTTTCACGTCACCGATACGCTCTGCGGTTACGTAAATTCTGATCAGAGTCCAAGCAGGAGCGATGGCCATGTCACAAAAACGCTTGAAACTGTAATCCAGAAAATCGAAACAGAACttaagaatttgagagattCGCAACCAGAGGCGTCACACGGACTTGTGTTGAAATACAGTTCCTTTCTTGCTGATGTTCTGGGGCTTATTGAGTCAGTGCAGACATCTCTGTCACAGAATGAAGAGACTCACAAGGTAAACAGTGGGAGCGAAGACATTCATCCGCTCTTAAAACCGAAGCAGCAATCCGATGAACCTGCTAATTACTTTCTGACCGAAGAGATTCGAAAGTACGTCAAGATCAAGCCGAACAGATTAGGGAAGCAGAATTTCATGGGAGCCAATGGGACTTTCACCAGCATCGGCCATGCTTGCTTTGCTATGAAGAAAGAGCTCGAAGAGTACATGGACTATGACATCGGCGACATTTGCAACGATGACTGGAGGCTGGCTCAGAAGCTGATGATTCACGGATGTGATCCGCTTCCGAGGAGGAGGTGCTTCTCCAGAGCCCCAAAGCTATACAGCACGCCGTTTCCAATTCGTGAGTCCATGTGGAAGCTCCCTGATGATAGAAATGTCCGCTGGAGTAACTACATTTGCAAAAACTTTACTTGCCTCGCAAGCAACAAAACTCGGAAGGGGTTCTTCAAATGTGCAGATTGCTTCAATCTTGCAGGCCACGAAAAGCCAAGATGGATCCAACCAGCAAACCTAGAAGACTCCAATTCGAATGTAACCACAGATTTTCTCATCCCTGAAGTGCTCGAAATCAAGCCCGGGGAGATCAGGATTGGGCTCGATTTCAGCGTAGGAACTGGGACTTTTGCAGCAAGGATGAGGGAGTTCAATGTGACTATAGTCTCGGCAACTATCAATCTTGGAGCACCTTTCAACGAAATGATAGCGCTGCGTGGACTTGTTCCGCTTTACCTGACAGTAAATCAACGGCTTCCATTTTTCGATAACACCCTTGATTTGATCCACACCACGAGGTTTCTAGACGGATGGATAGATCTCGTGCTACTGGACTTTGTTCTTTATGATTGGGACAGAGTTCTGAGGCCGGGCGGATTCTTGTGGATCGACAGCTTCTTTtgtttgaaggaggatttgagtGATTATTTGGAATCCCTGAAGATGCTGAGGTACAAGAAGCACAAATGGGTTGTTGTTCCAAAGCTTGATAAAAGTGATGATAAGGAAGTTTTCTTCTCTGCTCTATTAGAGAAGCCGGGAAGGCCGTTCCGGTAA
- the LOC108173654 gene encoding RING-H2 finger protein ATL67, producing MSSSNSTSHSPTNYLTTLGLGYGIAISLGFLVLFSTLLLASYLCCRVSRHRPPQPRNPNPNPNPEGVILPRIIFVSEDDNDQEQQDDDENAVVGLHPSVINSYPKFPFSKEAATPDSSTCSICLCDYKDAEMLRMMPECRHYFHLLCLDAWLRLNGSCPVCRNSPLPTPLSTPLQEVVPLSQYPADRGWSR from the coding sequence ATGTCCTCCTCCAACTCCACCTCCCACTCCCCCACTAATTACCTAACTACCCTCGGCCTCGGCTACGGCATCGCCATTTCCCTCGGCTTCCTCGTCCTCTTCTCCACCCTCCTCCTCGCCTCCTACCTCTGCTGCCGCGTCTCCCGCCACCGCCCTCCTCAGCCCCGAAACCCCAATCCGAATCCGAACCCCGAGGGCGTCATCCTTCCCCGCATCATCTTCGTCTCCGAAGACGACAACGACCAGGAGCAGCAGGACGACGATGAGAACGCCGTCGTCGGGCTCCACCCGAGCGTCATCAACTCCTACCCGAAATTCCCGTTCTCCAAGGAGGCGGCGACCCCCGATTCGTCCACTTGCTCCATCTGCCTGTGCGACTACAAGGACGCAGAGATGCTCCGGATGATGCCGGAGTGCAGGCACTACTTCCACCTGTTGTGCCTCGACGCGTGGCTCCGGCTCAACGGGTCGTGTCCAGTTTGCCGGAACTCGCCGCTTCCAACGCCTCTGTCGACTCCGTTGCAGGAGGTCGTGCCTTTGTCTCAGTACCCAGCCGATCGGGGATGGAGTAGGTGA